A window of Staphylococcus lloydii genomic DNA:
GACTACGCCTAATACTTCAGCACCTGCTTCTTTCAATGCATCTACTGCAGTAATTGAAGAGCCACCAGTTGAAATTAAATCTTCAATTACAACAACCTTTTTACCTTCACTTAAGGCACCTTCAATTTGATTTTGTTTACCATGACTTTTACTTTTAGAGCGCACATAGTTCATTGGTAAATCCAACACTTCAGAAACATAAGCTGCATGTGGAATACCTGCCGTTGCAGTTCCTGACACGATTTCTACATTTGCAAACTTTTCTTTAATTAACGCACTTAAACCATCTCTAATTTCAGTTCTCACTTTTGGATAGCCTAAAGTCACTCTGTTGTCGCAATAAATTGGTGATTTAATTCCTGAACTCCACGTAAATAAATCATTTGGTGATAGAGAAACTGCTCCGATATCTAATAACGACTGAGCTATACTTTTTGTCATATTAACCTAACCAACTTTCTTTAATTTTATGATAACTAGCAACGGGATTGTCGCTTTGTGTAATTGGTCTACCTACAACAATATGTGTAGAACCTAATTTTTTAGCATCTTCTGGCGTTGTTACACGCTTTTGGTCGTCCGTTTGGCTGTCTGCTGGACGTATACCTGGTGTAACTTTTAAAAATGACTCTCCTAATTGATTTTTTAACATCGTAGTTTCAAGTGGTGAGCATACTACACCATCTAAACCAGCTTTCTGCGCAAGATTAGCATAATTTAAAACCGCTTCATCCATTGATGTCTTAATGTTTTGTTGTTCATTCAACATTTCTTGGCTCGTTGACGTTAATTGTGTTACCGCAATAATTTTAATATCAGTATTATGCTTACGAATGCCAGCGACGGCACGTTCCATCATTGTCGTACCGCCTGCTGCATGAACATTCACTAAATCTACATCAAGTTTACTCAAACCTTCCATTGCTTTTCCGACTGTATTCGGAATATCGTGTAATTTCAGATCGAGGAAGATATCATGCCCACGTTCTTTTATTGATTTAATAAGCTGTGGTCCTGTTTGATAAAATAACTCCATGCCAACTTTCACAAATAAAGGCTCATCAAAGTTATCTAAAAAATTATTAACAGCATCTTCAGTATCAAAATCGAGTGCAATAATTGGTAATTGTTTCATTTAAATTGGTCTCCTAACTGAACGTCTATAAAATTCAAGCTTTGTTAACAATCACGCTAAGATAAATTACATATTGGCCATGTTAAATGTCATACTTTCAATAACATTTGTTAAAGCATTAGCTGTATCTAATGATGTCAGACATGGAATACCATTTTCTACTGTTGTTCTTCTAATTTGGAAGCCATCTCGTTCTACTTCTTTACCTTTAGTCATAGTGTTAATAACAATTTGAACTTCGCCATTTTGAATACGTGTTAACAAGTCATCTTCGTTACCAATTTTACCTACAACTTCTGCTGGGATATCTCGTTCTGCTAATTTTGAAGCAGTACCTTGAGTAGCTAAAATTCTATAACCTACTTCATGTAATCTGTTAGCAATATCGATGATTTCCTCTTTATCTTTATCACTTACCGTAATCAATACTGTGCCATGGTCTTTTACTTCAACACCACTTGCCGTAAGACCTTTATACAATGCTTTTTCCATTGTTAAGTCTTTACCCATAACTTCACCTGTAGATTTCATTTCAGGTCCAAGCGTAATATCAACGTTTTTCAATTTATTAAAGCTGAATACAGGCGCCTTAACAAATACGCCTTCAGAATAAGGTTGAATGCCTTCTTTGTAGCCTAAATCTTTTAATTTATCGCCGATAATCGCACGCATAGCTAATTGTGCCATTTGGATATCTGTTATTTTACTTAAGAATGGTACTGTACGGCTAGATCTCGGATTTACTTCTAGTACATATACGCCATCATGTGCAATGACAAATTGGATATTAATTAAACCTACAATATTTAAGCCTTTAGCTAAACGAATTGTAAAATCTTCAAGCGTATAAATCTCATTTTGAGTCAATGTTTGAGGTGGATATACCGCGATTGAATCTCCTGAGTGAACGCCAGCGCGTTCAATATGTTCCATGATACCTGGGATAATGACTGTTTCACCATCTGAAATAGCATCTACTTCTATTTCTTTACCAGTTAAATATCTATCTACCAACACTGGATGATCTGGACTCGCTTTAACTGCTTGGTTCATATAATTTTCAAGTTCTTCATCACTATTAACGATTTCCATCGCACGTCCACCCAATACATATGAAGGTCTTACTACGACTGGATAACCTATTTCACGGGCATTAATTAATGCTTCTGAAGGTGAAGTGGCAGTTTTACCTTTAGGTTGTGGTACGTCGATTGTATGCAATAGCGCCTCAAATTCTTTTCTATCTTCTGCACGATTTAAATCATCTAATGATGTGCCTAAGATTTTAACGCCTTTATTGCTAAGCTTGTCCGCTAAATTGATTGCTGTTTGACCACCAAATTGAACGACTACACCACTTGGTTGTTCTAAATCAATAATATTCATGACATCTTCTTCAGTTAAAGGTTCGAAATAAAGTTTGTCTGATATTGAAAAGTCTGTAGACACTGTCTCAGGGTTATTGTTAACGATAATTGCCTCATAGCCTGCATCTTGAATCGCCCATACAGCGTGAACTGTTGCATAGTCAAATTCTACACCTTGTCCAATACGAATCGGTCCTGAACCTAATACTAAGATTTTTTCTTTATCCGTCACGATTGACTCGTTTTCATGTTCATAAGTGCCGTAATAATAAGGCGTTGTCGATTCAAATTCAGCAGCACATGTGTCGACCATTTTATATACAGGTTGAATGCCATTTTCTTGTCTTAAAGCGTAGACTTCTTCTTCCGTCATATCAAATCTATGTGCAATGACACGGTCGCTGAAACCATAATTTTTAGCAAATTTTAAATAGTCTATATCGCCTTTATTTGCTTTTAAGTCATGTTCGATATCGATAATATGTTGGAATTTATTTAAGAAGAAATAGTCAATTTTTGTTAATTCATGAATTT
This region includes:
- the pyrE gene encoding orotate phosphoribosyltransferase — protein: MTKSIAQSLLDIGAVSLSPNDLFTWSSGIKSPIYCDNRVTLGYPKVRTEIRDGLSALIKEKFANVEIVSGTATAGIPHAAYVSEVLDLPMNYVRSKSKSHGKQNQIEGALSEGKKVVVIEDLISTGGSSITAVDALKEAGAEVLGVVAIFTYGLNKADELFNDAGVPFYTLSDYNELIEVAKDNGDISEQDIKTLVEWRDNLA
- the pyrF gene encoding orotidine-5'-phosphate decarboxylase codes for the protein MKQLPIIALDFDTEDAVNNFLDNFDEPLFVKVGMELFYQTGPQLIKSIKERGHDIFLDLKLHDIPNTVGKAMEGLSKLDVDLVNVHAAGGTTMMERAVAGIRKHNTDIKIIAVTQLTSTSQEMLNEQQNIKTSMDEAVLNYANLAQKAGLDGVVCSPLETTMLKNQLGESFLKVTPGIRPADSQTDDQKRVTTPEDAKKLGSTHIVVGRPITQSDNPVASYHKIKESWLG
- the carB gene encoding carbamoyl-phosphate synthase large subunit — encoded protein: MPKRNDIKSILVIGSGPIIIGQAAEFDYAGTQACLALKEEGYKVILVNSNPATIMTDKEVADKVYIEPLTHDFIARIIRKEQPDALLPTLGGQTGLNMAIQLHDSGVLETNNVQLLGTELNSIQQAEDRELFRTLMNDLNVPVPESDIVNTVEQAFHFKEQVGYPLIVRPAFTMGGTGGGICHNDEELHEIVSNGLHYSPATQCLIEKSIAGFKEIEYEVMRDKNDNAIVVCNMENIDPVGIHTGDSVVVAPSQTLSDIEYQMLRDVSLKVIRALGIEGGCNVQLALDPHSMDYYIIEVNPRVSRSSALASKATGYPIAKLAAKIAVGLTLDEMLNPVTGTSYAAFEPALDYVISKIPRFPFDKFEKGERVLGTQMKATGEVMAIGRTYEESLLKAIRSLEYGVHHLGLPNGETFDLSYIKERIQDQDDERLFFIGEAIRRGTTLEEIHELTKIDYFFLNKFQHIIDIEHDLKANKGDIDYLKFAKNYGFSDRVIAHRFDMTEEEVYALRQENGIQPVYKMVDTCAAEFESTTPYYYGTYEHENESIVTDKEKILVLGSGPIRIGQGVEFDYATVHAVWAIQDAGYEAIIVNNNPETVSTDFSISDKLYFEPLTEEDVMNIIDLEQPSGVVVQFGGQTAINLADKLSNKGVKILGTSLDDLNRAEDRKEFEALLHTIDVPQPKGKTATSPSEALINAREIGYPVVVRPSYVLGGRAMEIVNSDEELENYMNQAVKASPDHPVLVDRYLTGKEIEVDAISDGETVIIPGIMEHIERAGVHSGDSIAVYPPQTLTQNEIYTLEDFTIRLAKGLNIVGLINIQFVIAHDGVYVLEVNPRSSRTVPFLSKITDIQMAQLAMRAIIGDKLKDLGYKEGIQPYSEGVFVKAPVFSFNKLKNVDITLGPEMKSTGEVMGKDLTMEKALYKGLTASGVEVKDHGTVLITVSDKDKEEIIDIANRLHEVGYRILATQGTASKLAERDIPAEVVGKIGNEDDLLTRIQNGEVQIVINTMTKGKEVERDGFQIRRTTVENGIPCLTSLDTANALTNVIESMTFNMANM